The stretch of DNA GCTTTTTTAACATATTGGCAGAAGCAGTATTTCCATTTAAAACACTTCCATAAAATTTATTTAATCTTCTTTCATTAAAAGCATAATCCAGCAATATATTCATTGCCGCTGTTCCGTATCCTTTTCCCCGATGATCTCTATCTATCTGCATTCCAATGCTAAAAGTACCATTTCTTTCATCTATTGAGTTTATATTTGCTCCTCCAATATTAACTCCATCAAGATTTTCAATAGTAAACATAATTCTGCCTGTGCTTTTTGAAAAATTTTTATACTCTTCTGAAAATTCTTTTGCTTCTTCAACTGTAGGTGGTAATTCTACCTGATAACTCAAAAGTCTTCTACCCTGAGAATCAAAACGATTATAATAATGTTCTTTCCAGTCTTCCTCTTTTATTGCTCGTAATCTAACCAGATTATTTTGCCAAAAATAATTATCATAGTTAATCTCTTTCACCAAAATTCACCCCTTTCATATTTTCTTTTATTTTTTCATTGCTATTAATAAAATGAATTTTATTTTTAAGCCAGAAAGGAATATACCAGATATGAAATACAGTAATAGCTAAAAATTCAATTGTTACTAGATACCAGGGCCATGGACCAAAAAAATCAAAAAGCGTTTTACTGGTACCCATCGGTTTTCCACATAAAAAAAGATAATTAGAATCTAAAATTATATTAATTACACCAACTATTAACACTATAAGATTGGTAATCCCAAAAGTTTTCCAGACAGATTTATAATTCACCCTGTAATTTTCAACAAATAGCATATAAACTACAGCAAACACTACTGAAGCGTGAGCAATAAGAAATTGCCAGAAACGATAATGAGTATAATTAACATCCAGGGAAGGAGTAATAATAGCTATAAACGCTCCTATTAACCCCCAAAAATAAGTGAGTTCAAATAAGTAAAAATTTTTATTTATTAACATAATAATAGCTAAAATTATAGAAATACCACAGAGATGAAAAGGGAGAGAAGTTGTCAGTGTCCATTTGCCCACATATATTCTCCAGACATGTAAGGAACCTTCTGAAATAATCAGAGAATATATAAGTAATCTTTCATAAAATATTTTGTTTTTTTTCATTTTATCTCTAAATATATAGATTAAGAAAATAATAATGATCACACTAAAAATAAATAATATATGATCAGTAGAAAAAAGAATAAAAGGTTTACCATTTTCTACTGGTCGAAAAAATTCTCTCATA from Halanaerobiales bacterium encodes:
- a CDS encoding GNAT family protein encodes the protein MKEINYDNYFWQNNLVRLRAIKEEDWKEHYYNRFDSQGRRLLSYQVELPPTVEEAKEFSEEYKNFSKSTGRIMFTIENLDGVNIGGANINSIDERNGTFSIGMQIDRDHRGKGYGTAAMNILLDYAFNERRLNKFYGSVLNGNTASANMLKKLGCSQEGRRRQMVYTKGNYYDEILFGLTKSEFE
- a CDS encoding TIGR02206 family membrane protein, whose amino-acid sequence is MREFFRPVENGKPFILFSTDHILFIFSVIIIIFLIYIFRDKMKKNKIFYERLLIYSLIISEGSLHVWRIYVGKWTLTTSLPFHLCGISIILAIIMLINKNFYLFELTYFWGLIGAFIAIITPSLDVNYTHYRFWQFLIAHASVVFAVVYMLFVENYRVNYKSVWKTFGITNLIVLIVGVINIILDSNYLFLCGKPMGTSKTLFDFFGPWPWYLVTIEFLAITVFHIWYIPFWLKNKIHFINSNEKIKENMKGVNFGERD